The following are encoded together in the Pseudomonas xantholysinigenes genome:
- a CDS encoding glycosyltransferase: MTAYQPLVTVIIASYNHGPYIEESILSVLNQTYPNIELLVVDDGSPDDSVERIQRLQEQYGFDFRVQKNMGLTHTLNSAVARAKGELIAPFGSDDIMMPDRIAIQVEYMADKPEVGICAGNIELIDSQGALFPEERQRRNVPFRRLDFEDMFLERKPYPPAPTLLFRREALEKVGGFDPNIRLEDLLIELKVTRAGYFIDGLSVVMARYRKHATNSYKNHRFMIDNIMRTYALFRDHPCYEEVKYKALNSMFLKTSNRDRVLARELLAQIPLRRFTRKTWRGLGRLYFSPLDRS; this comes from the coding sequence ATGACTGCGTACCAACCCCTGGTGACGGTGATCATCGCATCGTACAACCACGGGCCCTACATCGAGGAAAGCATCCTCAGTGTGCTCAACCAGACCTACCCGAACATCGAGCTGTTGGTCGTGGATGACGGCTCGCCCGACGACAGCGTGGAGCGCATCCAGCGGCTGCAGGAGCAATACGGCTTCGATTTTCGCGTGCAGAAGAACATGGGCCTCACCCACACGCTCAACAGCGCGGTGGCCCGGGCCAAGGGCGAGTTGATCGCGCCATTCGGTTCCGACGACATCATGATGCCGGATCGTATCGCCATCCAGGTCGAGTACATGGCCGACAAGCCGGAAGTAGGGATCTGCGCCGGCAACATCGAACTGATCGATTCGCAGGGCGCGCTGTTCCCCGAGGAGCGTCAGCGCCGTAACGTGCCGTTCCGGCGCCTGGACTTCGAGGACATGTTCCTCGAGCGCAAGCCTTATCCGCCGGCGCCCACGCTGCTGTTCCGCCGCGAAGCCCTGGAGAAGGTCGGCGGTTTCGACCCGAACATTCGCCTCGAGGACTTGCTCATCGAGCTGAAGGTCACCCGTGCCGGCTACTTCATCGATGGCCTGAGCGTGGTCATGGCGCGTTACCGCAAGCACGCGACCAACTCCTACAAGAACCACCGCTTCATGATCGACAACATCATGCGCACCTACGCCTTGTTCCGCGACCACCCCTGCTATGAAGAGGTGAAGTACAAGGCGTTGAACTCGATGTTCCTGAAAACCAGCAACCGTGACCGGGTGCTGGCGCGCGAGCTGCTCGCGCAGATCCCGTTGCGGCGCTTTACCCGCAAGACCTGGCGTGGCCTGGGGCGGCTGTATTTCAGCCCGCTGGACCGTAGCTGA
- a CDS encoding bifunctional O-antigen ligase/aminoglycoside phosphotransferase family protein, translating into MHLSCVKTGANRLFDTISLWLLPAGLFFLLSALFLFPERSLQHKLYYALFSIPTLLALCVRPGELKPLLREPLVLLFVLFAAIALISLGWSGTEDSASSLAKRPLHIFMLFAGMTLLVRHRLEALQPVLLASALVALFGTLPALIEFFQHPPIDQRLIGGGALDNPLLSSHLFGFFSIYWLVLCMTCRDLRILALSGCALAVMCGLILTTGSRTPLLAMTLAAIWLACLRRDGRAKLLLAGLVVAAVATVLLFGQMILERGSSFRFEIWRMVLELISQRPLLGHGYDTSLALDPGTGYTLSEPHNFALGVLYDVGLVGLLPWLGLLGYGLYSGWRHRAQPLFVLASTLLMYGIGAGLTEGGGIMSRPKEHWFLLWIPLALIAALNIARRTGYLPRQVMQALAPEPARQLMADAQVIEEDGLGPKVLRLADGSFLKLFRRRRWFTSGSFNPYATRFANNSQQLVTLGFVAPRILGLYRFTDGSSAVHYQPLPGQTLRQALEQAPSAQARQTLTLAFGRYLARLHEHGVYFRSLHLGNVLVNQGELALIDVADMRILPSSLSLELRQRNLRHMQRYQEDRGWLFEENAAQLLTGYAEQASARAVARLERHIQVAKA; encoded by the coding sequence ATGCATCTGAGTTGCGTCAAGACCGGGGCCAATCGCCTCTTCGATACGATCAGCCTGTGGCTGCTGCCGGCCGGCTTGTTCTTCCTGCTCAGCGCACTGTTCCTGTTCCCAGAGCGCAGCTTGCAGCACAAGCTCTACTACGCACTGTTCAGCATCCCGACGCTGCTCGCCCTGTGCGTGCGTCCAGGCGAACTCAAGCCGTTGCTGCGAGAACCGCTGGTGCTCCTGTTCGTGCTGTTCGCCGCCATCGCCCTAATCAGCCTGGGCTGGAGCGGTACCGAAGACAGCGCCTCCAGCCTGGCCAAGCGCCCGTTGCATATTTTCATGCTGTTCGCTGGCATGACCCTGTTGGTACGGCACCGCCTGGAGGCGTTGCAACCGGTGCTGCTGGCCAGTGCGCTGGTGGCGCTGTTCGGCACACTGCCCGCGCTGATCGAATTTTTCCAGCACCCGCCGATTGATCAACGCCTGATCGGTGGCGGCGCACTGGACAACCCGCTGCTCAGCTCGCACCTGTTTGGCTTCTTCAGCATCTATTGGCTTGTGCTCTGCATGACCTGCCGCGACTTGCGGATACTGGCACTCAGTGGCTGCGCCCTGGCGGTGATGTGCGGGCTGATCCTGACCACAGGGTCACGCACCCCGCTGCTGGCCATGACCCTGGCGGCGATCTGGCTGGCCTGCCTGCGCCGCGACGGCCGCGCCAAGCTCCTGCTGGCCGGCCTGGTGGTGGCCGCGGTGGCGACCGTGCTGCTGTTCGGGCAGATGATTCTGGAGCGCGGCTCGTCGTTCCGCTTTGAAATCTGGCGCATGGTGCTCGAGCTGATCAGCCAGCGTCCACTGCTGGGCCACGGCTATGACACGTCGCTGGCACTGGATCCTGGCACCGGCTACACCTTGAGCGAACCGCACAACTTCGCCTTGGGCGTGCTCTACGATGTGGGCCTGGTCGGCCTGCTGCCGTGGCTTGGGCTGCTGGGATACGGCCTGTACAGCGGCTGGCGCCATCGCGCTCAGCCTCTGTTCGTGCTGGCCTCGACCCTGTTGATGTACGGGATCGGTGCCGGCCTGACCGAGGGCGGCGGCATCATGTCCCGCCCCAAGGAGCACTGGTTCCTGCTGTGGATCCCGCTCGCCCTGATTGCCGCCCTGAACATCGCCCGACGCACCGGCTACCTGCCGCGCCAGGTGATGCAGGCCCTGGCCCCGGAACCTGCACGCCAACTCATGGCCGATGCCCAGGTCATCGAGGAAGACGGCCTGGGGCCGAAAGTCCTGCGCCTTGCCGATGGCAGCTTCCTCAAGCTGTTCCGCCGCCGTCGCTGGTTCACCTCTGGCAGCTTCAACCCCTATGCCACACGCTTTGCCAACAACAGCCAACAATTGGTTACCCTGGGCTTCGTGGCGCCGCGCATCCTCGGCCTGTACCGCTTCACCGATGGCAGCAGCGCCGTGCACTACCAGCCGCTGCCGGGGCAGACCTTGCGCCAGGCCCTGGAACAGGCGCCCTCGGCACAAGCGCGGCAGACCCTGACCCTCGCCTTCGGCCGCTACCTGGCACGCCTGCACGAGCACGGCGTGTACTTCCGCTCGCTGCACCTGGGCAATGTATTGGTGAACCAGGGTGAGCTGGCCCTGATCGATGTGGCCGACATGCGCATCCTGCCGTCGTCACTGTCGCTGGAGCTGCGCCAGCGCAACCTGCGCCATATGCAGCGCTACCAGGAAGACCGTGGCTGGTTGTTCGAGGAAAACGCCGCGCAACTGCTCACCGGCTATGCCGAGCAGGCCAGCGCCCGGGCCGTGGCGCGCCTGGAGCGCCACATCCAGGTCGCCAAGGCCTGA